A DNA window from Hordeum vulgare subsp. vulgare chromosome 1H, MorexV3_pseudomolecules_assembly, whole genome shotgun sequence contains the following coding sequences:
- the LOC123437866 gene encoding DNA-binding protein HEXBP-like, translating to MSSRSPPPRDRRMRTERTSYRDAPYRRDRDSRRGPSRSASDLCNNCKRPGHFARDCPNVSVCHACGLPGHIAAECSSKDLCWNCKEPGHMANACPNEGICRNCGKSGHIAKDCTAPPMLPGEVKLCNNCYKPGHIAVECTNEKACNNCRKSGHLARNCTNDPVCNLCHVAGHLARQCPKSDEINERGGPPPFRGGDALFRGGDALFRGGDALFRGGDALFRGGDAPFRGGGGALFRGGYSDMVCRACNQVGHMSRDCMGGAFMICNNCGGRGHMAYECPSGRLLDRFPPRRY from the exons ATGAGCAGCCGAAGCCCGCCGCCAAGGGACCGCAGGATGCGTACTGAACGCACCTCGTATCGTGACGCACCATACCGGAGAGACAGGGACAGCCGCCGTGGTCCAAGCAG GTCTGCTAGTGATTTGTGTAACAACTGTAAGCGTCCAGGGCATTTTGCTAGAGATTGTCCAAATGTGTCTGTCTGCCATGCCTGTGGCCTTCCAGG GCACATTGCAGCTGAGTGTTCTTCCAAAGATCTCTGCTGGAACTGCAAAGAGCCTGGGCACATGGCTAATGCCTGCCCGAATGAAGGGATATGCCGCAACTGTGGCAAATCAGGCCACATTGCAAAAGACTGCACTGCTCCGCCAATGCTGCCTGGAGAAGTAAAGCTCTGCAACAACTGCTACAAACCAGGGCACATTGCTGTGGAGTGCACCAACGAGAAGGCCTGCAACAACTGTAGGAAGAGTGGCCATCTTGCCCGTAACTGCACCAATGATCCTGTTTGCAACCTGTGCCATGTTGCAGGGCATTTGGCCCGTCAATGCCCCAAATCCGACGAAATCAACGAGAGGGGTGGGCCTCCTCCCTTCCGTGGCGGCGATGCTCTGTTCCGTGGTGGTGACGCTCTGTTCCGTGGCGGTGACGCTCTGTTCCGTGGCGGCGATGCTCTGTTCCGTGGTGGCGATGCTCCCTTCCGTGGTGGCGGCGGTGCTCTCTTCCGTGGTGGCTACAGTGACATGGTCTGCCGGGCCTGCAACCAGGTTGGCCATATGAGCCGTGACTGCATGGGTGGCGCCTTCATGATCTGCAACAACTGTGGTGGTCGTGGTCACATGGCTTACGAGTGTCCATCTGGGAGGCTCCTGGACCGGTTCCCTCCACGCCGTTACTGA
- the LOC123399326 gene encoding uncharacterized protein LOC123399326, with product MSLAGCSGGAGPATWTPTYCTVVAADTSDFSYLACPACGRRALPGHPEGPPCGACGGPAPARAYRLLLSVATHDRIFPVVLFDRAARALLGCPADELARLFAAHRGAARAAADALQGEMCRLALREPTKDGAEHLRAVSVVPLRDGFRPVVDTLRTFYSRAGG from the coding sequence ATGTCTCTCGCCGGCtgcagcggcggcgcggggccgGCGACGTGGACGCCGACGTACTGCACCGTCGTGGCGGCCGACACGTCCGACTTCTCGTACCTCGCCTGCCCGGCCTGCGGCCGCCGCGCGCTCCCGGGCCACCCCGAGGGCCCCCCCTGCGGCGCGTGCGGCGGGCCCGCCCCGGCGCGCGCCTACCGGCTGCTCCTCTCCGTGGCCACCCACGACCGCATCTTCCCCGTCGTCCTCTTCGACCGAGCCGCGCGCGCCCTGCTCGGCTGCCCCGCCGACGAGCTCGCGCGCCTCTTCGCCGCGCACCGGGGCGCCGCGCGCGCCGCGGCGGACGCCCTGCAGGGGGAGATGTGCCGCCTGGCGCTGCGCGAGCCCACCAAGGACGGCGCCGAGCACCTCCGCGCCGTCTCCGTCGTGCCGCTCCGCGACGGGTTCCGCCCGGTCGTCGACACCCTCAGGACGTTCTACTCGCGCGCCGGCGGCTGA
- the LOC123437882 gene encoding arsenate reductase 2.1-like has product MARSVSYVSAAKLVSMARGNRVAVIDVRDEERSYQAHIAGSHHFASGSFAARMPELVRATSGKDTLVFHCALSQVRGPSCARMFSDYLSESKEDSGIKNIMVLERGYNGWEISGQPVCHCKDAPCKGTCS; this is encoded by the exons ATGGCGCGCAGCGTTTCGTACGTGTCGGCGGCGAAGCTGGTGTCCATGGCGCGGGGGAACCGGGTGGCCGTCATCGATGTCAG GGACGAGGAGAGGAGCTACCAGGCGCACATCGCGGGGTCGCACCACTTCGCCAGCGGCAGCTTCGCGGCGCGGATGCCGGAGCTCGTGCGGGCCACCAGCGGCAAGGACACCCTCGTCTTCCACTGCgcgctcagccag GTGCGAGGTCCGTCCTGTGCTCGGATGTTTTCGGATTATCTATCCGAGTCCAAGGAAGATTCAGGGATAAAGAACATCATGGTGCTTGAACGTGGATACAATGGATGGGAGATTTCAGGCCAGCCCGTCTGCCACTGCAAAGATGCTCCTTGCAAAGGCACATGCTCTTGA
- the LOC123437850 gene encoding E3 ubiquitin-protein ligase RFWD3 yields MPQPVEEGAREEEAPLEEAGELRADGGVAAPVSTAQPVPQVSSSSSGEEDGDGDDEDAEGPLLPSCPVCMNAWTADGEHRVSCIPCGHVYGRSCLEKWLAQCGKKSATCPQCGKMFRQKNIINLYAPEVVVPNNDLEKQVLSLRDKNEVLENQQQKLFEEIKEYKRQILYQQRLINESSSKRQKMAEQSSDGAMDAESLPSLRAHGGSSDLCQFVLQNEFVLDGARVMGIDVSSQIIVASGRAPGVSAEHVLTKICMFSRQETKVRLPPNTKAVRDICITSGGLAIFASLGRKLSLLSMTTNNVVLQYDLPAPGWSCSGDQTGPNHVYAGLQNGMLLVFDTRQTKGPLHSLSGLSTNPVHTIHSVVDDSGSTKIISASSIGPCIWDVDGSENRPNLLTGTENQGVCISLACATPSSDLIVASFRPRVEFSGDGTASQMAISQSPTLSSSGKLGSHALLRRTSSTSFVKEQICNGNVSELRMSKSAIIPCSGNGQHIFAYGDESVRGVRTWLLPSFQPLADLKPHRQPILDLRFAASSTKKYLGCLSEEKLQVFRIRS; encoded by the exons ATGCCGcagccggtggaggagggggcgcgcgAGGAAGAAGCGCCACTGGAGGAGGCGGGCGAGCTCCGCGCCGACGGCGGGGTGGCGGCTCCTGTGTCAACGGCTCAGCCGGTGCCGCAGGTCAGCTCTTCCAGCTCGGGCGAGGAGGATGGGGATGGGGAtgacgaggacgcggaggggccgCTCCTCCCCAGCTGCCCCGTCTGTATGAACGCGTGGACCGCCGACGGCGAGCATCGCGTAAG TTGCATTCCTTGTGGGCATGTCTACGGCAGATCTTGCTTAGAAAAATGGTTAGCACAGTGTGGGAAGAAAAGTGCCACG TGTCCTCAGTGCGGCAAGATGTTTAGACAAAAGAACATTATCAACCTCTATGCACCAGAGGTTGTTGTCCCAAATAATGATCTTGAAAAG CAAGTATTGTCATTGAGAGATAAAAATGAGGTTCTTGAGAATCAA CAACAAAAATTATTTGAGGAGATAAAAGAATACAAG AGGCAGATTTTGTATCAACAACGTCTAATAAATGAATCAAGCTCAAAGCGACAG AAAATGGCAGAACAATCATCGGATGGAGCAATGGATGCAGAGTCACTTCCCTCACTTAGAGCACATGGTGGCAGTAGTGATCTTTGCCAGTTTGTTCTCCAG AATGAGTTTGTCCTGGATGGAGCTCGAGTCATGGGCATAGATGTATCCAGCCAGATTATAGTAGCGTCTGGAAGGGCTCCTGGAGTTAGTGCTGAACATGTCCTTACCAAG ATCTGCATGTTCTCTAGACAAGAAACGAAAGTCCGCCTTCCGCCTAACACTAAAGCTGTCAGGGATATTTGTATCACTTCTGGGGGCCTTGCTATCTTTGCATCTCTTGGCAGGAAATTGTCACTTCTCAG CATGACAACCAACAATGTTGTCCTTCAGTATGATCTACCG GCTCCAGGCTGGTCCTGTTCAGGGGATCAAACTGGCCCCAACCACGTATATGCTGGATTACAG AATGGCATGCTTTTGGTCTTTGATACCCGCCAAACTAAAGGACCACTGCACTCCTTGAGTGGTCTATCTACAAACCCAGTTCACACAATCCACTCTGTGGTAGATGATAGTGGTTCCACGAAGATCATCTCTGCTTCTTCCATAGGACCCTGCATTTGGGATGTAGATGGCAGtgaaaatag GCCAAATTTGCTTACCGGGACGGAAAACCAAGGGGTCTGCATATCCCTTGCATGCGCCACTCCATCAAGTGATCTGATCGTGGCCTCCTTCCGTCCGAGGGTCGAGTTTTCAGGCGATGGCACTGCATCTCAAATGGCTATATCACAGTCACCGACGCTCTCGAGTTCTGGAAAGCTCGGATCCCATGCCCTGCTGAGGAGGACGAGCAGCACATCCTTCGTGAAAGAGCAGATCTGCAACGGCAATGTGAGTGAGCTGCGGATGTCGAAGTCCGCAATCATACCCTGCAGCGGAAACGGCCAGCACATCTTTGCCTATGGCGACGAGTCGGTGCGCGGAGTCCGCACGTGGCTGTTGCCTTCGTTTCAGCCGCTCGCTGATCTCAAGCCGCACCGCCAACCGATCCTTGACCTGAGGTTCGCGGCGAGCTCCACCAAGAAGTACCTCGGGTGCTTGAGCGAGGAGAAGCTGCAGGTCTTCAGAATTAGGTCGTAG
- the LOC123437834 gene encoding very-long-chain aldehyde decarbonylase GL1-10: MLPWATAAEAEAALGRPMTPAEALWFRWTAGTPDYGLYCLNILFLLLVFTLAPLPVALLELRAPRAVGPYKLQPRVRLSRADFLKCYGDVMRIFFLVIGPLQLVSYPAVKMVGIHTGLPLPSLGEMAAQLVVYFLVEDYLNYWIHRLLHGEWGYEKIHRIHHEYTAPIGFAAPYAHWAEVLILGIPSFAGPAIAPGHMITFWLWIILRQMEAIDTHSGFDFPFSLTKYIPFYGGAEYHDYHHYVGGQSQSNFASVFTYCDYLYGTDRGYRFHKAYLAKLKDLEPSDGKKEDANGFSYAKLD, translated from the exons ATGCTCCCgtgggcgacggcggcggaggccgaggcggcgctgggccggcccatgacgCCCGCGGAGGCGCTCTGGTTCCGGTGGACCGCCGGGACGCCCGACTACGGCCTCTACTGCCTCaacatcctcttcctcctcctcgtcttcacgCTCGCGCCGCTCCCCGTCGCGCTCCTCGAGCTCCGCGCGCCGCGGGCCGTCGGGCCGTACAAGCTGCAGCCCCGGGTGCGCCTCTCGCGGGCCGACTTCCTCAAGTGCTACGGGGACGTCATGCGCATCTTCTTCCTCGTCATCGGACCGCTCCAGCTCGTCTCCTACCCCGCCGTCAAG ATGGTGGGGATCCACACCGGACTGCCGCTGCCGTCTCTGGGGGAGATGGCGGCGCAGCTGGTGGTCTACTTCCTGGTCGAGGACTACCTCAACTACTGGATCCACCGGCTGCTGCACGGTGAGTGGGGCTATGAGAAGATCCACCGGATCCACCACGAGTACACCGCGCCCATTGGCTTCGCAGCGCCATACGCTCACTGGGCAGAGGTGCTCATACTTGGCATCCCCTCCTTCGCTGGCCCGGCCATTGCACCAGGCCACATGATTACCTTCTGGCTCTGGATTATACTTCGTCAGATGGAAGCCATTGACACACACAGCGG tTTTGATTTCCCATTCAGCCTGACAAAGTATATTCCGTTCTATGGAGGAGCAGAATACCATGATTATCATCACTACGTTGGAGGCCAAAGCCAGAGCAATTTTGCTTCGGTTTTCACGTACTGTGATTACCTGTATGGGACCGACAGA GGCTACAGATTCCACAAGGCTTACTTAGCAAAG TTGAAGGACCTGGAGCCAAGCGACGGCAAGAAAGAAGATGCCAATGGATTCAGTTATGCGAAGTTGGATTAG